The Metabacillus schmidteae nucleotide sequence TGGTAGTACGTGAAAGCTTTGATAATAATTTACAGGAATTACAAGGGAAAATATCATTAATGACTAATCTTGCCATATCATTAATAGAAAAAGCATTTGAAGCCTTGAAAACACAAGATGTGGAAATTGCCTTAAAAGTAATAGAAGATGATACTGTAATAGATAATCTTGAAACGGAAATCAATCAATTTGTCATTTGGCTAATAGCAAAGGAGCAACCAGTTGCAAGAGATTTGCGGAGAATCATTGGAGCACTTAAAATTTCTTCAGAAATTGAACGAATTGCTGATTTTGCAGTAAACATTGCAAAGTCAACAATAAAAATTGGTAGCACCCATTCTCTAGTGAAGATTACAAAACTAGAACAAATGAAAGATCTATCGATTACGATGCTTGAAAAGGCTTTAACATCATTTATAGAAGAAAATATTGTCCTTGCTAAAGAAGTGGGCGATTTAGATGATAAAGTTGATAATTATAGTGGTGATACATATAAAGCGATCACAAACTATTTAAAAGAACATCCGGAAGAAGCAGAACAATTGATGCAATTATTATTTATCAATCGTTACCTCGAACGAACAGCAGATCACATTACGAATATAGCTGAAAGTGCGGCATATTTAATTAAAGGCCGTATATACGATTTTAATTCATAACTAAACATAAAAAGGTAAGCAATAGTGCTTGCCTTTTCATTTTTATCGAGATATTTTAAAATGGAGAAAAAATAAAAGTGAGGTGATGGAAATTTGATTTTGGTAAGTTCTTGCTTAGCAGGTATAGAAGTTAGGTATAATGGGTCGCATTGTTTAGATAAAAACATTCTCAGGCTGATAGAACAGAATCGGATAACAACTGTATGCCCG carries:
- the phoU gene encoding phosphate signaling complex protein PhoU, with the protein product MVVRESFDNNLQELQGKISLMTNLAISLIEKAFEALKTQDVEIALKVIEDDTVIDNLETEINQFVIWLIAKEQPVARDLRRIIGALKISSEIERIADFAVNIAKSTIKIGSTHSLVKITKLEQMKDLSITMLEKALTSFIEENIVLAKEVGDLDDKVDNYSGDTYKAITNYLKEHPEEAEQLMQLLFINRYLERTADHITNIAESAAYLIKGRIYDFNS